One segment of Candidatus Nitrospira nitrosa DNA contains the following:
- the dksA gene encoding RNA polymerase-binding protein DksA, with the protein MKTPPAKKQTVSTTNPETSSAITKYPDIRQDLERQRAALLSEAGEVLTHRENPEALPDVSDQASAEVDQGFSMRIRDRERKLLKKIDEALERMNTETYGICEGCGEEIPYKRLKARPVTTFCIECKTAQEEKEQARS; encoded by the coding sequence ATGAAAACACCTCCCGCTAAGAAACAGACGGTTTCGACCACAAATCCAGAAACCAGTTCCGCAATCACGAAGTATCCCGACATCCGTCAGGACCTTGAGCGCCAACGAGCGGCACTCCTCAGTGAGGCGGGCGAGGTGCTGACACACCGTGAAAACCCCGAAGCCCTTCCCGATGTCAGTGATCAAGCTTCTGCCGAGGTCGATCAAGGTTTCTCCATGCGCATTCGCGACCGGGAACGGAAGTTGTTGAAGAAAATTGACGAGGCACTCGAGCGGATGAACACCGAGACTTATGGGATTTGCGAAGGGTGCGGTGAGGAGATTCCGTACAAGCGGCTCAAAGCGCGCCCAGTCACCACATTTTGCATCGAGTGCAAAACCGCTCAGGAAGAAAAAGAGCAGGCCCGCAGTTAG
- a CDS encoding tetratricopeptide repeat protein, with translation MRPPLPPSKSDLVLLASTALCERKADFLLKHPSAAQLSRDWGSGQELTIAGERSASHGDESYFFDEDGVLVGALFTFPRGLDLAPYSVLRDTLFRLKPALEFYLNVAQLETRTNMESSSLLETGDEKSTTQYLVTGLRDHPILLQASFTIDPYVRLFSPYRREFLDRLRQPVGGTGGQIMESQGTEDKEPFPSLQQFARGQTAQLAYCGEKNYDIAADAYQRAIRSGFTNKVWLAEARHKLGVALLIKGQVEQAKAELLQSLTLRPNVPEVLNNLGTVHVKLGDKAAGLNSFERAIVLRPNYALARYNLAEASEATNPKRALSEYETYVAIVEGIPEEADRIIHAKERIKVLKQ, from the coding sequence GTGCGGCCTCCGCTGCCTCCCTCCAAGAGCGACCTTGTGCTCTTGGCCTCGACAGCCCTCTGTGAGCGCAAGGCGGACTTCTTGCTCAAACATCCCTCCGCAGCGCAGCTCTCAAGAGACTGGGGAAGCGGTCAGGAACTCACCATTGCCGGAGAGCGTAGTGCCTCGCACGGAGACGAATCCTATTTTTTCGATGAAGACGGTGTGTTGGTGGGGGCGCTCTTTACGTTTCCTCGAGGCCTCGACTTGGCCCCCTACTCGGTGCTGCGTGATACGCTCTTCCGGCTCAAACCCGCGCTTGAGTTCTATCTGAACGTGGCCCAATTGGAAACAAGAACGAACATGGAGAGCAGCTCGCTTCTGGAGACCGGTGATGAAAAAAGCACCACGCAATATCTTGTGACCGGATTGCGGGACCATCCGATCCTGCTCCAGGCTTCTTTTACAATCGACCCCTATGTGCGACTGTTTTCCCCCTACCGGCGAGAATTTCTTGACCGACTTCGTCAACCGGTTGGGGGTACCGGAGGCCAAATTATGGAGAGTCAGGGGACGGAGGATAAGGAACCCTTCCCCTCATTGCAACAATTCGCACGGGGGCAAACGGCGCAGCTCGCCTATTGCGGTGAGAAGAACTATGACATTGCCGCGGATGCCTATCAGCGAGCCATTCGGAGTGGGTTCACAAACAAGGTCTGGCTGGCCGAAGCCCGCCATAAACTCGGAGTGGCTTTGCTCATCAAGGGGCAGGTGGAACAGGCGAAAGCCGAGTTGCTCCAGTCACTCACGCTCAGGCCAAATGTCCCGGAAGTGTTGAATAACCTGGGCACGGTCCATGTCAAACTAGGCGACAAGGCCGCCGGATTGAATTCGTTTGAGCGCGCGATCGTCCTGCGCCCCAACTATGCGCTGGCCCGCTACAACCTGGCCGAGGCGTCTGAGGCAACGAATCCCAAACGTGCGCTCTCCGAATACGAAACCTATGTCGCGATCGTCGAAGGTATTCCAGAGGAAGCGGACCGGATCATTCATGCCAAAGAACGTATCAAGGTCTTGAAGCAGTAG